In Microvirga sp. 17 mud 1-3, the genomic window CTCGCCGATGATCGCGGCAGGCGCGATGGCCCTGTCGAGCGTGTTCGTCGTCGGCAACGCGCTGCGCCTACGCAGCTTCCGGCCTCCCCTGCCGGGCAGCGTGGGCTCGGCCGAAATCGGCCGCATGGTAGGAGAAGCCGCATGAATATCGGACAGGCGGCGGAGCGCTCCGGCGTTTCCGCGAAGATGATCCGCTACTACGAATCCATCGGGCTGATCCCGAAGACCGTACGGACGGAAGCGGGCTACCGGGTCTATTCGGACGCGGACATCCACACACTGCGCTTCATCCGCCGGGCACGGGACTTAGGATTCTCGGTGGAGCAGATCGGCGAGCTGGTGTCGCTCTGGCAGGACCGCAGCCGCGCAAGCACCGACGTGAAGGCCATCGCGCTGGAGCACATCCAGGCCCTGGAGCGCAAGATCGCGGAGCTTCGCTCCATGACCGAGACTCTGAAGCATCTGGCGCACACCTGCCACGGGGACGCGCGGCCCGATTGTCCCATCCTCGAGGAGCTTGCGGGCGCGGAGGTCGTTCACGATTGCGCGAAGCGCGAGACCGTCTTCGGCCTCGCTCGTACGCCTCACCGGACTGGCTCGAAGGCAGGACAGGGTTCCTGACGGAGCCCTGCTCACGGCCAAGCCGTTGTTTCCAGCCATGATTTGCCTCTGGCGTTGCCAGCCGGTGTGGCCCAAGGGGCACAGGTCCGGCCTGCCTTGTTTTCGCCATGAGGGATCCACTTTGCAGCCACGCCGCGGCTTTGAACCTTTTCTCCAGTCTTTGCGCCCTATCTGCGCACTCAAACGGATTCCCTCAAAACCAAGAAACCACGAGTCTCCCACTGATGTTTGTTGCCGATCTGATCCAGAGCCCTTCCCTGCGGCCCCTTCTCCGTCGCATCGGCGCGATCCTGGTGCCCCTGGCCATGGCCGGATGCGTCTCCACCCAGCCGCCTCAGCCGGCCGCCCGCGTCGTCGATCCGACTTATGCGGCCATGTATGGTCCGAAGCCTGACGAGACGTTCCCGCTTCCGGCCACGGACATCTCCGAGGTCGATCCGCGCTATCTCCGCCGCGAGGTGGCCTATAACGGTCCCGAACAGCCCGGCACGATCG contains:
- the cueR gene encoding Cu(I)-responsive transcriptional regulator, which encodes MNIGQAAERSGVSAKMIRYYESIGLIPKTVRTEAGYRVYSDADIHTLRFIRRARDLGFSVEQIGELVSLWQDRSRASTDVKAIALEHIQALERKIAELRSMTETLKHLAHTCHGDARPDCPILEELAGAEVVHDCAKRETVFGLARTPHRTGSKAGQGS